A region of the Dreissena polymorpha isolate Duluth1 chromosome 6, UMN_Dpol_1.0, whole genome shotgun sequence genome:
ATTATGGTGTTATGAcgatgttgttgctgctgcttctgatgACGATAGCGCTACTTCcgcagctgctactgctgcttctgatgGGATGATGGTGATTAtcatgatgagatgatgatgataatcgaGAATATACCTACAAGTTTCTGTTTTCgtaaaacatatttatctttTTAAGAATTGGTAATTTAATGCTACTTCAATTTACAAActcacattatatacatgtttaaagatcGTCAAAAGagtaaaaacaaaatcaatgtgCACCGGTCCAGAAAAAGCGGGCTAAATGAAAAACAGACAcgtattttttgttaataatgAAAGTGAAAAACGTTTTATTATGCGATGTCTTCGAATaaaaaggggtatattgttttgttggaTGTCGAtttgtctgtcggtagaccagctcgtttctgatcaataactcgtcaacgcattaaccgattggcttgatacttcacatatgcattggccttggaagtagatgacccctattgatattgggCTCataggttgaaggtcaaggtcactatcacactaagtgtgaaaatcgttttcgatcaataacttgtcaaccaattgaccgatttcGAATATAACATATTTTGGTCCCCAGTgtttttctaacgataatctaCTTTAACGATAATGGCATGAGTCTGTAAGTTATAATTATAAAACGTTTTATGGCTAATCAGTAAGAGGTAAATAACTATAAAGTAAGCGAAGCATCTAAAGGAATGTGTCAAAAAACTAGGTGTAATAAAGTAAATAACTTTGAAAACTGAAGTGTGACAACATTGAAGTACGGGGAAGGGGATACGTTCCACTGCACCCTCAACTCAACCTTAAGGTAAAATTACATCATACTGAACACAATAATGTCTAGTTTAATCAACTGCACTGAAAGGACGCCCTCTAGAAATAGGGTTCGATGTACGGAACTGTAAAGTCAAAAATTACGCAAACGTAAATAcacgaacatattttttttgcatatttaataaagaatatatcaagtttatattttttactagtagtagtatataTGCTTGTATAAAAACGTGTATTATCAAcacttcttttttatttatagtaTTATAATTGATTCACAATATCTTGTTTTTGTATCAAGCATAAATAATTGCTATTAATACAGGAATTCAAAAACTAATTCATTCATTAGAATTACAACGATATGTATGATTTCTATACCTATACATATATGAATGTCACGGAAATATAGGGATACAAAAGGGTCTCAACTTATGAACATATATTCTAGATCGAtcaaaattttattaaaatgagtACTGTAAAACACAATGATAATACATATATTAGTAGAACATAGTTTATACATGAGTAATATTAACACATGTGATCAAGTTTCTAGGTCAAGACCTTAGTATATTGTTTACTAAAAAATCAGCCGTCCGATAAAGCCTTTTTTACGTACGTTATCGCAAAATGTATCATCCCatgaatgtattttataaattaatgtgtTCCATTTACATAACACACTAaggtacacatgcatgctgaCGCTGCGACATGCGCTGTCGTATACTAAAATATACTTGGATACAGTTGATAATTATATCCAAATAATTACCACAATACAATGTAATCCCTCCATAAAAAGACATTGTACCCTTTTACCAAATACTTCATTATGATGGTCTCATAAATAAAacggtcatttattagacgacaGTACATTCCATGACGAATTGATACCAtggaaatcaaattaaaatttgtgttggagcacatttacatattttacaatttgaACGTATTTTCCTGTCGTCTGCTCGTGTGTGTCTCAAGCAAAGTCTCATGTTGAACGAGTGTAAAAATAGTTGTTATTTATTACGGTGACTCAAAACACGGAATgaactaaatgtttaaaacgccgctttgaagACCTGGACAAACTAATCAAGAACAGAAATACTGAAGTCAATAATCATAAACAGAGAGAAATTCGTGTTGCCGTCAGTTTGCATGTTACGATCATGAAATTGCTTAAGTAATTagaagaataataagaaacatcaAAGCATAGTACCAACAACAAACGTATCATCATAATACGTGATACTTAATGAATAATAACATGTGAGTAAATACTTAAACGCAAACAtaaaactatctttttttaaagttgtttatCTTCAAAACTTTCAATCTTATTAATTTTAAGCTGGAAATCTTTCCAAAATGCGTCAATTTCTTCAATACTTGAATGTTCGGGATAATCAATAAAAGAATCCTGCGAAAGACTCCTTAAACTCTTGGGAAGATTCTGCGTACATCCTGAATTGTAGAAAATAACAATGCCAATCGAATGACCCCTTTTCACCGATTCGATTTCAGTCATTTCAACTGCACATTCCCATTCCGGGTCATTGTTGCATAACTTAGACACAACGAACACAACAACCTTACTGTCGTGAATGGCATTAATAACGGCATCATTTATAGAACAACCAGACTTAATATCGTTATAGGTAAACACTTCATAATGTACCTCGTTGAGTTTGGGTTTCAAAGTATCCAAGACAAATTCTTGTACATGTTCGTCATATACCAGGTAAATGTCGTGTTCAGACGTGTTGTTTAATGACATATAACCATTACGTTTGTTCATACTGACATAGTACCAATACCTTATCTTCCATCGGAATCTATGCACAAGACCACCGACAATAATATTAATAGACAAAAAGATAATGACAACTAGAACAACAATCAGAGCTGTGTATGAAGCACAGAAATTTTGCAAGTAATTTACCTGGAACTGTAAATCATTTTTTGAGTGTATCAAAGTTGCGTTTGGAAGCGACGAGGACCTGTTTGGAGTAAAGTAACATTCGGAAATATTCACTGCTAGTAAATTATTAGAAGGCTTGATGCGATCAAGGATCCACTCCAATACTTCTAAATTTTCACAAGAACAAGCTATAACATTTTTCCTTAGATTTAGAGTAAGTGAACCATTCTTCCTGGTAGATGCGATATTATCAAGATCTGATCGAAGTTCTTTTGTCAGAGTGTACATATGATTATTTGACATATCTAATAACTCCAATGATTTCATGTGACTTATCCTGTTATCAAAAGCAATCAAATTATTATTAGCCAAATTTATCTTTTTCATTTTAGTTTGATTCGCAAAAAGCAATGGATGGAGTCTACTTATTCTATTGACGgacaaattaataatttcaatCTCAAAATTTGAGTGAAATAATTTCTTATTCTCAACAGCATAGAAAAGATTATTTCGTTGAAGATACAGACGTTTCACTCTGGgcatacttttaaagaaatccgtctTAACAATGGAACAAAAGTTATTACTTAGGTCGACTTCTTCTACATTTTCAACCCCATGTACCGGTCCCGCCCAGCAATACAAAAGCGAATATGCGCCAAAGAAATATCTCAATGAATTATTGGTGTCTATATAAAAGTCATATATAGGATATCCAATTTTGCTGTGACTAATATCTATTCTCTCCAAGCGTGGTGGAAGAAATCCCGTTACGGAAATCGTTGGAATAAATTTTTGAGGTTTCGGGCAATCGAAGTTATCTAATTTAGCATCGCTTTTAACAATCTCCTCGTTGGTCATTAGCAAATTAGGGTCATTAAACGAGGTTGAACGGGAATTGGTATGACGCCAGAGATTAAATTCATGTCCAAAAAAGTTATATGAGATATCAATTTTCTTCAGATTAGTCAACTGATAAGCGTAAAAAATGTAAAAACCTAGCTCAAACTTGTTTCTTCTGAGACGTAAGTGTTCCAGAGACTTTGGCAATTTAAAAATTGCCTCTAGTTCAACCGAATGAATTCGATTGTCATCCAAGGACAAAAACTTTAAGGAGGTGTTCGTAAGCGATGCTGCCATTGTCTTAGTTATATTGATATCGCATCCTAAAGAATTTGTTGTTTGAACACTGTCAAGATACAGGGATTGAATACCATGAGGTAAACTTGTAAAGCTGATGGCTGCCTTCTCTATTGTCAGTTCGTAATTTTGAGATAAATCTAGTTGAATGAGTTTTACCATTGTTTTAAACGCATTTTTCGATATGCTCAGTAGTCCACAATGGACGATGGACAGATTGCTGACGTGAACCAGGTTCGCCAACGTGTTGTCAGTGATTTGTTTCATGTCGCAGTAATCAGGATACTCCTCCGATGGTGTAATAAATACTCCGGTCATTACTATAGACTTCAAATTCGACATATGTCGAAAATCTTCACTAAACGGCTCCAAGGTAAATCCGTCAATCCATATTTCTTCGAGAGAGTGTATGTTTCTCCATATATTGCTCGGATAACTAGTATTGATGTGATAGATAAAAGTCGTCTGATATGTAACTAATTTCTTCAGAGACTTCAAATGGTTGAAAACGTATTCATTTGTTGTGTTTGTGAGTGGCAGGTCTACGTTGTGCGAAATATTTAGGACTTGTGTTGTGGAAAGTCCGAAGAAGGTTTCGCTGTCAATTGTTGCGGTGTTGTTCATTTTCCAGTTGATTGATGTGTTAAACAGATTCAAGTCTTGCAGATTAGAAAAATTTGCAAATGGTGTTTTCGTTTGGCGCGTGAGGTTCTGAAGATTGTTATTGGACATATCCAATTTAACGATCTGCTTTTCCGAGATATGTTTGAATACAGGTATTTGACCGTTCAGTGTCGGATTTGAGGCGCAGTTCACAGAATACAAACCGGAAGTTTCGTTTGATGAAAAACATACACAGGGAGCACATTTATCATTGTGAACCGTTTCTCCTAAAATACTCGAAAGCACAAAGCTCAGGTGTAAAAGGGAAATAACTCGCACAATTATCCCTGCcatattctgaaaaaaaagagaaaatactattGGTTACACTGTGACTGAAATCATTTTTCTACATGACCTATAACAGTAGTAAAATCATTGTTTGCGTAAAACGTTAAAAGTGCTGTGCAAAGATAATTGACGCCTATATGGCTTCGCTTGTATGCAGCGAACGCATAGCTTTTTGAAACGCTATATATTCCGTTTCATGGAAGAGGGTAGGGCGATCTGAAGTAATAACAATCCGTGACAAACCGGGTACAATGGAGACACCAAATACACTACACCTCGTCACCTCGTCTTATAGATAGAGATCCAGATAGTGGGCGATTGTTTTATCTTACAAAGAAGCACAACACATTTAATTTTTTCCAAAGGTGGTGTCTGTTGTAACTGTTTCACTGTTTAAATGCAAACATGTTAGTGTGaatgtttttgtatatatatatatatatatatatatatatatatatatatatatatatatatatatatatatatatatatatatatatatatatatatatatatataatttatttgtataccTCTTTGTTGGTTTAATCTTAGAAGGAAATTTACCCAACAGaaaaagtttttttgttattaatttattaattaactttctTGAGTACATACTATTTTCTATATAACCTTCTTCGGTAGTTTTATATAAGCATACTACGCGACGTCCAATCATTACACAGACGAAAATAACATCCAACACATAATATTACTAAAAAAGAATTGGGATGATGTTTGATATAGGAGCCtactattaaaaatataatatattattcacaCATATATCGGAACATATCATTGTATCGCTGAACTACGCGCATGTGTATTATATCAGAatgcagtttattatttagaacgTTAATAACTGTAGATTTTAATTTATGTATCGAAAACGTCTCAATTCAACCACGGTAAAGATTATTTAAACCAACTTCAGTAGTCACAAAAAAGTAATCAAATATCATCAGAATCTGACTGacgatttataaaatataaatatggtttctatatatacatttaatggTTGCCTAgtattattaattatgtttctaaaataataacataaaccaaTCTAAAATGCCCATACAAGTTCCTGGCTTTGATGGATGAATATGTCAACACGCACACAAGCAATGTAATAGGTCAAAAGATTATCGAAATAGAAATATATATGTGTACTATGGTAAGATAAATAAGTTACTTACTCAATCAATCAACGCAGACGAAATATTAATATGAACATACATTTCTTTGTTTGATCAAACAAACTATGTCTAATCATGCAATTAGATGTGTTGTCACGTACGTTTTGCGATAATAGTATGACCATTTATTTCCGGGATCTATACAGTTTCATTTAATCGTCCTCAACAAAGAAATTATTCGAAACCAATCAGTACACCAATCTATATGCCGAACTGCATATGTCTGGTTTAACAATCATAAAAACAAGGTTCgcttaaataaaatcaaagttCAGGATCAGTAAGTGTTCATCGCGTATAGCACGGACAATTTTTCAAGTTATTTCACCAGAGAAACGAGCGAGGTAAGGAAATGAATGCAAACCACCAATATAACAATAAGAAACCGAAATAGCAGTCAAATCGCTTGggcaaaatgtttttgtttcaaagtTCCTTTAAAATCATCATGAAATAACGACCGGTAAATAAGTTGTATACGTCATTAatgcaatgtatttttttttaatttactctATATTTTAATTCAACATTGAAAGCTTTAATACATAAATGTCATGTTGGAATATTTGTCTATAATTAACAACTCCACAAACGGAAACATAATGACATCCAAAATATGTTATTGCTTGTGCAAACAATAAATACCTTATTACACCAGATATTTTGCAGGCCTGCATATCCATGACCCTATATAGGCGACATACAACTGTTAAGAAAAGGTTTTATAAAGCTAGTGTATGTTGTCTAATGCtgattattgtatttgtatttgtttttcagaCAAAAACACTGTGTAAGTATCTTATCAGAGTAAAATAGTTTGGGATTTGTTTCGATGGCAgggaaatgtaaatatttttttttacaaataacgtTACATTTTTGTTGCAATACATGcgttaattaattgtatttattgcatAAGCTACTCAAACATTTACTTGATTATTCATTTGACAAGGACATTATCGGGGAGAAGCGACAGGATGCTTTTAAGTTTTGGCTATTATATTAGTGGACTGAGTTAAGTAAAACGTTGGGTACAATCGTACATTACCATGAACGCAGTAATCAAAACAGAACCAATGTTTCAGGTATGTTTTATACAGCGGTATAATACATTGAATCATTCGAACtacttttaaattaataaaatagcaatatttattttaaaggatGCGCCTGTAAAATACAATTGCCTACTTTCAGTAGACAAGCGTCTATATTGTCTAAATTTCTATGAACAATAATCATTAAATTTTCCTGAAAACACGTAAAGCTACAATTTATTATGTTCGCCTTCGTATACGTTTTTAGATGAATGGatgatatgttttatgtttggacatttaaaatgttaatataccATACACTTATATACACTAATGTGCAtgtctttttaataaaaaataattcccatAACATTGTAAACATAGACGTTCAGATTCATTGTGACTATATTGATTTAGAGACCATAACGTTCCCTTGTTTAATGGTTACTGAGCGATAATAacagtattttttgtaaataaatgatgcAAATTATGACTGACAAAATAGAAATACTTAACTTTCCaattttattttccattaaaaTCATCATGATATTACGAGGATCATTGCAATAAAAAATAGTTGatcaataattaaacaaacaatagACTCTAATGCTAAAATATGTGGTATAGAAAACACAGGACAGAACACTTAACgcgtatatattttattaaattaagtattGAACATCGAGCAAACAAGCGAACACAGACCTAAAACTGCACTGTTAAAGTCTATTTTTATGgtaaatgttataattattttaacctAATGCTATTTCAAATTGAACAAGTGTAAGATAAtcataaaaatatgtctcagtacAATGTGTCCAGCATTTTACAAATACAGACAGAACTGTACAGCGACTCGTTAGAACTTAATCATTTTTAGTTTGGAcaaaataatgaatttattttgtttacagcAATAAATAAAATTAGCATAATTAATCAACACGTAAAgttgtaaaaaatgaaaaaataaatcgcTTACCTAGTCTACCTTGACATCCAATACGTATTCACGGCAACACTTTTCTACCAAAGACGCACACGATTGTTGAGTTGTGATGCTGATCGGAAGAAAAATCGCATAAAGAAACGAAACAAAATACATTGAAAGTAACTAGATTGAAACGATAAAATAAGGTTTCCCGCGACGATCTGTCTAAAGTTTCGACTGCGAAAGGATATTGTAATTTTAAGACACTAGGCCTGATGGCATAACTAGTTTAAGTTCGTAAGTTGTATGGCTATTCTATTTCAAACAATGTCGTCTGCCTACAAGATAATATCGAGTTTAAATGATTAATATGATAATGCCGATAATCTGCATGACGATGATGATAGTAAAGAAGAATATATTGATGAACACATAAAAATATTTCCGTGAAAGTAGATAGTAACCGAACGTTTGACAGAAGAGATTAAAAGATAATAAAGATAGTATATATTTTGAGgtgaattgaaatattttataaaaagtcATGTGTGATGTTTGTGCTAGAAAAGTATGCTTTAATTTggaaaaatgcatttattttacatattcaTAATATAAATGAATACTTACAGTGTTGTGTTTGTTTAGATTTCTGGTTATTAAGATATGCAACATCATGTGTATACTTTTGTTACAATAACAGTTATAATAGTCATCAACTTGACATTATCATCAACACATAACTAGCATACAATTAACTTTAAACTACAATGGCTTGTCTTACAAACTATTTAGACGAATGGcgaccaaataaaaaaaatgaacgcATGGATGCATAACGCTTCCGTGTTAGCAGGAAGAAAAACTGTATTATATCATTGTTATTCTTTGTCTAGCTTTGAATGGCAACGAGATTAAAGGTATATATAAATTTCCGTGACCGTGATAATGTCAATCAATATACCCTAATATAAATTAACTATTCCCTTATAAAATCTCAATCACATGATACTTCGGTAACTATAAGGATCTTACTCACTCGTAAACGTCGCATATTCATTATATGACTATATACTGCAGAAAGGTATGTAACTAATGAATTTGTTTTCAATACTTTTAACTTTGCAAGGCAATctgtgtttattatttaaaacctTATGTAAATGCATTAAGTGCAGATAGATGTTTTTCTTACATTATTATTCTTGCTCTTAATTAGATTGTGTCGCCATAGTTATTTTATAAGATAAACCGAAGAGGCGAATGAAGTATTATTGAAATCGATGTGTATACTATGTTTTGTTCGTTCCTTTGATAGTTTCTTAACACATTAAAATACGTAGCCATTATAATTTGTCATAAAATATCACTTATTCTATTCCCTTTTTTGCCTATTTAATCATTGTGTAAAATTAGTATACATATTGAAGGATAGAGGATAGATTGGAGGATAGAAGTAACATTTCAAACATTCCATGCCAaaaaagtattgaacaaaaaGGCTTATATAAGACTTCTTCAATGACTGTGACATTGGTAAGTCGATGTTGAAGAATCGAAAGCTAATGTGTGTATAGTATATTTCTTACCCGATAACTTTTTATTATAAGTAACTGATGGTCAGAAATTTGTGCACGTTCTAAAACAATGGATCACGAATCTAGAATGCTTGGTGAGGATACTTTGAAAATGAATGAGTTTAGATAGCAGACCCGCCAAATGTTGTATTGTTTGAAAAACGGACAATAACTGTTATTTGCGCTGCGCGTTTCGGATTTTTATCGAACTTGACCACTATTGTTTGTCCCCAAGGGTTTATAGAAAGTTTGATGCTGCTGGATAACAAATTGCGCTTCCGTtctatataaacaaatatttttaaacagtttggtgaagatttaaTAAAAACTGCAGGGCTTTGACAGCTGAAAAAATTAATCTGCTGCCTCCTAAACCCGCCCATTCGCCTCAAGAACACACCTTTCTAAAAGGGTGTTTCCATAAAACGTTCTGTCAAGAGACAAGCATATACACATCACATTTACGGTTGTTAAGGAAGACCaaatatataaattcaaaaaagACTTACCTACTTTCAGATCATGGCGATTTTCACACCGAATATGCTGCGTATGTTGCTGGTGTTTGGACTCACGGTGACCAGCATCGCAGACCCTATTGATAACACGTGTTATCCCTGTGTATGTATTTCGAACAATGAACAAGATTTGTACAGAGTGGACTGTAGATCTAATGCAAAACTTGCAGGGAGATTGCCACAATTTAAGTACATTAATGAAAGTCAGATTATTTCCCTGAACATGTCGGGTACAAGCCTCTATAATTTGAAAAACCAAACACAAACGCCTTTTGAAAATTACAGCAGCTTACAAGAACTGGATTTGTACAACACCTCAGTTGATTCATTTAAGAACAGTATTGCAACATTTAAAAACGATACTTTCAAAGGCCTTGAAAAACTGCAATTTCTCAATATGGCGCATAACGAAGAATTCCCAATTACAAATAAAAGTGACAGTAACATGTTTGTACGTTTAAAGTCTCTGAAGAAACTTATTATATACCAAAATAACTTGGTACCAAGCGGAAATATTGGTTATCCTGGTAATATCTTGAAACATATACCCACTTTAGAAGAGTTATGGATCGACGGGTTTTCAGTTGCTCCCTTTGGAAAAGAGTTTCGGAATATGTCAAACTTAACAATTCTTCGAATATCCGGTGACTTGATTAGGCCAATATGGCAGTATAAAGATTTCTGTGCAATGCAAACAATCGATGACCACACATTTGGAAATTTGCTGTTTGTCCGAAATTTATCAATCATAAACTGCGGCGTACAAAATATTTTGAGCAATGCCTTTATAAAAATGACCCATCTCAGGATGCTTGATCTGTCTATGAATGATGGGTTGAACTTAAATAATATCTTCGGCTTGCAAAGTCTTAATTCAGGACTAGAAGTTCTTATTTtagacaattttaaaaataaaaacaaagtagaATGCCCACTCTCAATTACGACATCGACAGCAAAATTGCTTCAGAACTTGACAGCTCTAAAAATGCTATCATTAGATAATAACAAGATATCAGAAATTGACAAAGACGCGTTTGAAATTTTACCAAAGTCTCTAGAACATATACGAGTGAGAAGAAATAGATTTGAGCTGGGATATTATCTGCTCTATGCATACCAGATGCCAAATTTAACGAAACTCGAGGCATCATTTACCCATATGGATCTCCAGTTTTCTGTTATGCAAGGAAATTACAAATCCGATTCTTCACCTCGTCAAAAGCATTTACATGAACAAATTACAACTACTGGTTCCATAAATAACCATTTCAGAACCTACGCAGGACATAACACGGAATCAGACTGCCCAAAACCGTTATTATACTATATTCCAACTATAACAATAACCGCTTTTCTACCACCAAAGCTAGAATATATCGATATAAGTCATTGTAAGATTGGATTTCCAATATATGATTTTTATATAGATTCTAACAACTCATTGACAACAGTCCTTGCTTCTAGTTCGCTGCTTTACTGCTGGGCAGGACCAATACACGGCGTAGAAAAAGTCGAAATAATTGATCTCAGCAACAATTTTTGTTCAAGTGTTGATTTAGAGTTCTTTACAGGCTTTCCGAATCTTAAACGTTTACACCTCGAACGCAATTATCTGTATTTTGTTGttgcatataaaaaaatatttcaaataaataacaaacttGAGTACATTGACTTGTCTGTTAACCGAATCAATAACATCCATAAAGAATTGTTTAAAAATCAGACCAATATGAAATGGTTGAATTTATCAAAGAATAATTTAATGGGTTTTGAACATAAGATATCTCACATGCTGTCACTTCAGGTTTTAAATCTATCGGATAATCACATTATGACACTAAGTAAAGTGTTTCGTTCTGACCTAGAAAGCATTGTGTCATCAAGGAACAACATAACTTTGACGGCGGATCTGACCGAGAATGTCATAAGCTGTTCATGTGACAACCTGGAAGTATTGGAGTGGATACTGGAACACACACTTCCAACTTCAAGTTTGTTGATTCTTAAAATGACGACATGCTATTATACTCATAATGTCTCTTCAGGTCTTCCTAAACATGT
Encoded here:
- the LOC127834522 gene encoding toll-like receptor 4, with the protein product MTIYCRKIMAIFTPNMLRMLLVFGLTVTSIADPIDNTCYPCVCISNNEQDLYRVDCRSNAKLAGRLPQFKYINESQIISLNMSGTSLYNLKNQTQTPFENYSSLQELDLYNTSVDSFKNSIATFKNDTFKGLEKLQFLNMAHNEEFPITNKSDSNMFVRLKSLKKLIIYQNNLVPSGNIGYPGNILKHIPTLEELWIDGFSVAPFGKEFRNMSNLTILRISGDLIRPIWQYKDFCAMQTIDDHTFGNLLFVRNLSIINCGVQNILSNAFIKMTHLRMLDLSMNDGLNLNNIFGLQSLNSGLEVLILDNFKNKNKVECPLSITTSTAKLLQNLTALKMLSLDNNKISEIDKDAFEILPKSLEHIRVRRNRFELGYYLLYAYQMPNLTKLEASFTHMDLQFSVMQGNYKSDSSPRQKHLHEQITTTGSINNHFRTYAGHNTESDCPKPLLYYIPTITITAFLPPKLEYIDISHCKIGFPIYDFYIDSNNSLTTVLASSSLLYCWAGPIHGVEKVEIIDLSNNFCSSVDLEFFTGFPNLKRLHLERNYLYFVVAYKKIFQINNKLEYIDLSVNRINNIHKELFKNQTNMKWLNLSKNNLMGFEHKISHMLSLQVLNLSDNHIMTLSKVFRSDLESIVSSRNNITLTADLTENVISCSCDNLEVLEWILEHTLPTSSLLILKMTTCYYTHNVSSGLPKHVLIRSKADLFFQVSFLQKFCMSYTPLLISLVVLLFFIFNIIIGAIIHRFRWKIRYWYYVGNNKDFSPNGYTSIEGSLQFQRFKYDICLVYEEDAREFVLEILRPKLEEHEYVVFAHDDILEGLPLCNVLTKSIHASRAVVFVLSKGSRESLEWKIAAHMTNEESNHRGKSISLAMFYDSSSTRGLPENLQLLRQDDFIDYPINGSEDELSAFVEDFKAKLSAIVTTTV
- the LOC127835264 gene encoding toll-like receptor 4 — translated: MTGVFITPSEEYPDYCDMKQITDNTLANLVHVSNLSIVHCGLLSISKNAFKTMVKLIQLDLSQNYELTIEKAAISFTSLPHGIQSLYLDSVQTTNSLGCDINITKTMAASLTNTSLKFLSLDDNRIHSVELEAIFKLPKSLEHLRLRRNKFELGFYIFYAYQLTNLKKIDISYNFFGHEFNLWRHTNSRSTSFNDPNLLMTNEEIVKSDAKLDNFDCPKPQKFIPTISVTGFLPPRLERIDISHSKIGYPIYDFYIDTNNSLRYFFGAYSLLYCWAGPVHGVENVEEVDLSNNFCSIVKTDFFKSMPRVKRLYLQRNNLFYAVENKKLFHSNFEIEIINLSVNRISRLHPLLFANQTKMKKINLANNNLIAFDNRISHMKSLELLDMSNNHMYTLTKELRSDLDNIASTRKNGSLTLNLRKNVIACSCENLEVLEWILDRIKPSNNLLAVNISECYFTPNRSSSLPNATLIHSKNDLQFQVNYLQNFCASYTALIVVLVVIIFLSINIIVGGLVHRFRWKIRYWYYVSMNKRNGYMSLNNTSEHDIYLVYDEHVQEFVLDTLKPKLNEVHYEVFTYNDIKSGCSINDAVINAIHDSKVVVFVVSKLCNNDPEWECAVEMTEIESVKRGHSIGIVIFYNSGCTQNLPKSLRSLSQDSFIDYPEHSSIEEIDAFWKDFQLKINKIESFEDKQL